One part of the Sciurus carolinensis chromosome 6, mSciCar1.2, whole genome shotgun sequence genome encodes these proteins:
- the Mcidas gene encoding multicilin has product MQVCGSSAAGRRAFDSICPNRMLELTSPPLRKPVKPERKLAPPRKFLSGCSGGSPVSVYEDPPDAEAAALPALTTIDLQDLADCSSLLGSDAPPSGEPAASQNHSLETEVDFELQNFRDTVDDLIADSSSLMSPTLTVSDFTFSPCVVSPLGPCLSPRLEPRALQSAPLSLPDLPPPEQYWKEVADQNQRALGNALVENNQLHVTLTQKQEEIASLKERNVQLKELASRTRHLASVLDKLMITQSRDCGAAAEPFLFKATAKRSLEEMFSAAGQDCAEVDAILREISQRCDEALQSRDAKRPRLQPEPRNTDCRPGNLHGAFRGLRTDCSHSALNLNHSELEEHGSFSTPIRSHSTIRTLAFPQGNAFTIRTASGGYKFRWVPS; this is encoded by the exons ATGCAGGTGTGCGGGAGCAGCGCAGCGGGACGCCGGGCCTTCGACAGCATCTGCCCCAACAGGATGCTGGAGCTGACAAGCCCGCCTCTCCGCAAACCCGTGAAGCCAGAGAGGAAG TTAGCCCCTCCGCGGAAGTTCCTTTCGGGATGCAGCGGCGGCAGCCCGGTGTCGGTATACGAGGATCCCCCGGACGCCGAGGCCGCTGCGCTGCCAG CCCTCACCACCATTGACCTGCAGGACCTCGCGGACTGCTCCTCTCTACTCGGGTCCGACGCGCCGCCTAGTGGTGAACCGGCTGCCTCACAG AACCACTCATTGGAAACGGAAGTGGACTTCGAACTGCAGAATTTCAGAGACACAGTGGATGATCTCATTGCAG ACTCATCTTCTTTGATGTCGCCTACCCTGACCGTCAGTGACTTCACCTTCTCTCCTTGCGTTGTATCGCCTCTCGGGCCCTGCCTTTCGCCGCGGTTGGAGCCACGGGCCCTGCAATCAGCACCACTTAGCCTTCCCGACCTGCCGCCGCCAGAACAGTACTGGAAGGAGGTGGCCGACCAGAACCAGAGAGCACTGGGGAACGCTCTCGTTGAAAATAACCAA CTGCACGTGACACTGACCCAGAAACAGGAGGAGATCGCCTCGCTTAAGGAACGGAACGTGCAGCTGAAAGAACTCGCCAGCCGGACCCGGCACCTGGCCTCGGTGCTGGAT AAGCTGATGATCACACAGTCCCGAGATTGCGGGGCCGCCGCCGAGCCCTTTCTGTTCAAAGCGACAGCAAAAAGGAGCTTGGAGGAGATGTTCAGCGCTGCGGGTCAGGATTGTGCGGAAGTAGACGCCATACTGAGAGAGATTTCCCAGCGTTGCGATGAAGCCCTGCAAAGCCGCGATGCCAAGAGGCCTCGGCTGCAACCCGAGCCCAGGAACACTGACTGCAGGCCCGGGAATCTGCACGGAGCCTTCCGGGGACTGCGCACCGATTGCAGCCACAGCGCCTTGAACCTGAACCACAGCGAGCTGGAGGAGCACGGCTCTTTCAGCACTCCCATCCGCAGCCACAGCACTATCCGCACGCTCGCCTTCCCCCAGGGCAATGCCTTCACCATCCGGACAGCCAGTGGGGGCTACAAATTCCGCTGGGTACCCAGTTGA
- the Ccno gene encoding cyclin-O, which produces MVTPCPTSPASPTAQAGRRDIDQNLRAPVKKSRRPRLRRKEPLQPRNPCPPPGDSGVYDLFESPSSSSDLTDSPAASVARDCNLLPGPAQSLAPLDLQTFRDYGQSCYAFRKAQESHFHPRESLAQQPQVTAESRCKLLSWLIPVHRQFGLSFESLCLTVNTLDRFLTTTPVAADCFQLLGVTSLLIACKQVEVHPPRVKQLLALCCGAFSRQQLCNLECIVLHKLHFSLGAPTISFFLEHFTHTRVEAGQAEVSEALEAQALARGVAELSLADYAFTSYAPSLLAICCLALADRMLRRPRPVDLGLGEHPEAALQDCLGKLQLLVAINSTSLTHMLPLQICEKCNLFPQA; this is translated from the exons ATGGTGACCCCCTGCCCCACCAGCCCTGCCAGCCCCACTGCCCAGGCAGGGAGGCGCGACATCGACCAGAACCTTCGCGCCCCAGTAAAGAAGAGCAGGCGCCCGCGCCTCCGGAGGAAAGAGCCGCTTCAGCCCCGGAACCCCTGCCCGCCCCCGGGAGACTCCGGAGTTTACGACTTGTTCGAGTCCCCCAGCTCCAGTTCGGACCTCACAGACAGCCCTGCCGCGTCAGTGGCGCGAGACTGTAACCTCCTGCCCGGCCCTGCCCAGTCGCTGGCGCCGCTAGATCTACAAACCTTCCGCGACTACGGCCAGAGCTGCTACGCTTTCCGTAAGGCGCAGGAGAGCCACTTCCATCCGCGGGAGTCCCTGGCGCAGCAGCCACAA GTGACTGCGGAATCCCGTTGTAAACTGCTCAGCTGGCTGATCCCGGTGCACCGCCAATTCGGCCTTTCCTTCGAGTCACTGTGCCTGACAGTAAACACTCTGGACCGCTTCCTCACCACCACGCCAGTGGCTGCAGACTGCTTCCAGCTGCTCGGAGTCACCTCTCTGCTTATCGCTTGCAAACAG GTGGAGGTGCACCCGCCGCGCGTGAAACAGCTCCTGGCCCTGTGCTGTGGCGCCTTCTCCCGGCAGCAGCTCTGCAACCTCGAGTGTATCGTGCTGCACAAGCTGCACTTCAGCCTGGGTGCACCCACCATCAGCTTCTTCCTGGAGCATTTCACTCACACCCGCGTGGAGGCCGGACAGGCTGAGGTCTCCGAAGCCCTGGAAGCCCAAGCCCTGGCGCGGGGCGTGGCTGAGCTAAGCCTGGCCGACTATGCTTTTACCAGCTATGCTCCTTCCCTGCTGGCCATCTGTTGCCTGGCGCTGGCGGATCGCATGCTGCGGCGACCGCGCCCGGTGGACTTGGGCTTGGGCGAACACCCAGAGGCGGCTCTGCAGGACTGCCTGGGCAAGCTGCAGCTGCTGGTGGCCATAAACAGTACCTCTCTGACTCACATGCTGCCCCTCCAGATTTGCGAGAAGTGCAACCTGTTCCCCCAAGCTTGA